The DNA window TATACATTATACCTGTTAAACAGACCATTCACACACataagaaataataaatatatatataaccaaatctgtaatatatatatatatatatatatatatatatatatatataaacattaaaaaacatacaaaatacataaatatgtcaaaatatGTGAACAAAACACGTAAATAAGTCAAAATATGCGAACAAAACACATAAATAAGTCAAAATGTATCACAAAAGCCTAATCTAAACTGGTGGTGTCATCAGCAGGTGGGGGTGGGGGAGGTGAGAGCTGCGGGCGTAACTCGGGTGGGAGTGTAGTCATCAGCCGCGCCAgctcagtacggatccgctTGTCGACACCCGCCTCTACACTACGAACCCGCTGCTCGAAACCCGCCTTCACAGTGATCATACGCTGCGCGACCCGCTCGTCAACCTCTCTCGCAATACGCTGCTCGATCTCCTCACTGATAACCGCCGATTATTGTTGTGTCTGTGATGATCCCCGACGCAATCGGCTGCTTTGGCCGACGTAGGATGCGAAAGCTGAACCAATATCGTAAACTCGCTGTTTCTTGCTTGCCTCCAGAGAAAAACAACTCGTTCTCGTCGATCGGCTCGGGAGTCGACGAACTCCCCTCCCCAGCCGCCTGAGACTGTGTCGCTGCAGCAAGCTCTTCCTGGAAACGGTCCtgaggaaaaaaaaaagcaaattcATAGTTTAGTTAAATTCTGTAAAAATACTTAGCAAATATTAGTTTCAACCTATATTTCTAactaaaattcggcagcatttcctctgtaatatgagcatcacccatttttcagagATTACCTGCAAAAACAACTGCATGCAACTCTTTCAACTATACTCAACAACATTCACAACAACAGTCACAACAATCACATAAACATCCTACAATAAACTATACAACTGtttctttatttataaaaattctatAACTCTTTACagttatttaaagtttaaataaacttacatttttatcttttgatCTCTTGTCAACGAAGACCGTCCGATCATCTTTTGTCAGGTGCAACCTGACATACAACTCAGCCAGAGTGGGCTCTCGACCGAGCTCCTGAGTCTAGtatatgaaatgaaaaaattagattaattagtagttaaaagaaaatataacactactattaatatttaaaacatatcaTTATTGTCTTATGCCTCGTAGCCGATCGCGATCCTGCGGTATGTCGAACCGGTCTGGTCCCAGCTCCTGATGGCTCACTCATCCGATTAGCTCGTGCTATATCAGACTTCTTTTTTGCCTCCGCAGTATCCCAGTCACGCTTCCACGATGCCCAAGTGTCAGCACTAACACTGCCCTCTTTTTTATCCGGCCTCATGTTGTGGAGAGTGTCTTTGTACCGATTGGCTGCATGGCGGTAAAAGACCCCTCGAATCAGATCGTCGGAGTAGGTCGCATCCCAGCAAAAACCCTTCTGCAAAaccaataataaaaacaaattagtaatcaaaaagaaattaaaattaaaattaaatatatgaatttaataaccttaaacTCCTCGAAGTAGAAGCCCTTATGCTCTGCTGTCAGCTTCTTCCACGAGGAACCCTCAGCAAACCAGCAAGAATGGAAAATGGGCAAGATCGCTCTATATGCCGTCCCACTATCGTTCCTACTATCCAGCAACTTTTccctaaatattaaaaaaaacacttagTTTCTGCAATTAGTAAataataacatttaaaaataacttgTCATTCATACCTCGCAGTATCAGGTGTAACTCTAACCCTACCGGAGTCATCCGTTGCTGGAAGCGTATTCTGTGGCTGCTGCTGTCTAGCCGCTCTCCGCTGCACGGGTCTACTCTCTGCCACCTGCTGCTCAACCTCAGGTGGATCCTGATTCGGGTCGCCGCGTCCGCGTCCTTGGCCTGTGGCCCTACCCCCTCGGCCTCTCATAGCTgcaaaaaagattataaaacaatattccacacgaaaaaaaataaacacatcCATTATAAAAGCTGAAACACATAATTTAATAGCAAAATAAAGTCAATACAACAATGAACGTAACGGAAAGTCAAAATTCTACAGAAATGACAATGAAACAAATAACGCAATATCTATATTATCTTCCAGTCCAATGTCATCATCGTCCGATGAGGATGGTGGATAATCAGCTTCTGTCTCTAATGTTGTTGGGTTGTGTAGTGCATCCTCGTCGGCCTCGCCATTCACATCAACTAAATTTGTCGGATCTTCATTAGTTCTGACATCGAGCGGATGTTCTGCACTATCATCTTGAAATGTTGGGACAGTTCTTTCGGGCATGTCAAGTTCAGAGCGAGCCTTTATCTTGCACACTGCCCACCAATCTTTCTTGTCCCGTTTTTTGCTTGGGTAGGGTAAGTAATGTACTTGATCGGACTGTTCAGCTAAAATGAAAGGTTCGTATTTGTTATACCTCTTTCTGTGATTAACATCCATTATGTTATACCGAGGATGGACTAACATACCGACCTTTTTTGTAGGATCaaaccaattacatttaaaCAAAACCGTCCTTTTAATTGGtagagctggatactctaactcgATAATGTCAATTAAAACTCCATAAAAGTCGCTTTCAACCGGACCGTAGAGTGATCTTTTTACACAGACTCCGTTGTTCATGGTAACCCGATCCTCCCCATATTCTTCAGTATTGAATTTAAACCCGTTAACACAGTACCCCTTGAATGTTTTGACCGATCTAAGCGGTCCTTTTGCAAGACTTAAAATATAAGGATTGATACAGACAGTGGGGTCTTTCACCTGTAGCACAATAGCAGTTATACGGATCAACACGATAATATGAACAACTACGACAATAAAACAACAtcaatacttacatattgctCAAACCAAAAGGCGAATTCACTATCCAACTTTACTAAAACTTCGGTCGGTGTGATTTCGGGGTTGATTTCATACAACTCGCCTTCAAAAActctatttacaagaatgcGAGCAAATTAATACAATTTGGATAAGATTCTTCAGTATTGAACTTAAATGTGTATATTAAGGCTTACTCTCTGTAAGGTTTGATTTCAGGGCAATTTAGAAGAATATAGTTTCGGGCAGCAACATATTCAGCATCATCTAGATATCTGTTCCAACAAGCACCTACAGGTCGCCCATTCGGTTTGAAAATAGATAATCTGTCGACGTCGTCATCAACGTCCATATCgcaaacttcatttctttgaaTCCGACATGGTAGCATCGGATCACCATCCGTGAAATAGAAAGATGCAAATTTTGCTGTTTCCTCTAATAGATATCCACTGCTGATGCTTCCTTCCACTCTGCCTTTATTCGAGAccttatttttgagttttctcAGGTACCtgcataatcaaataattagttcATGTACCAAATGCTCGATCAAGGAAATATAACTGTAAATgtattacctttcaaatgggtacatccaacgatactgaacaggtcctgccatcatagcttcataCGGAAGGTGTACGGGGAGATGTTCCATCGAATTAAAAAAACTCGGCGGAAAAATATGTTCCAACTTGCACAGTATCTTCGGGATATCAAGATCCAATCTCTCAAGATCTGCTTTTTTCAGCGATGTGGCAGTTAATTCTCTGAAGTTGATACTCAACTCTGTTAAAGGCTCCCACACTTCTGGCGGAAGAAGCTCCCGAAGAGCAATTGGCAAAAGTCGTTGCATGAAGACGTGACAGTCAAGACTTTTCATGCCCATCATCTTCAAACTGTTTAAATCAATACACCTTGACAAGTTGGACACGTAACCATCCGGAAACTTTAACTTTTGAATCCATTCGAGCAAAATCTTTTTTGAATCCCGATCCAAAGCATACAAAGCCTTTGGATATCTATCGGTTTCCTGATC is part of the Mercurialis annua linkage group LG3, ddMerAnnu1.2, whole genome shotgun sequence genome and encodes:
- the LOC126672242 gene encoding uncharacterized protein LOC126672242 encodes the protein MVIDAAGPEVFEEETLNEEAQKFFDMMSAGSIYLIDDTCRLLQELQQENNKMPKHFANIKKLVKGLGLPVEVIDCCLHNFIVTPYNLPPGMCMKDEFMFLIILVPGPGNPKNHMDIFLQPLIAELNQLWESGIRTYDIQKRQNFQMRAALIWTINDFPAYSMLSGWSTSGRLACPHCMENTEAFTKVLPMGHHFRRNVSEFRKGKQVKHKFGGVRTGEEVLAEVDGLGFKRAYENNAKATNAELSKGRGWNRKSIFWDLPYWKTNTKDTAKSRAELNGICDRPGLAQDQETDRYPKALYALDRDSKKILLEWIQKLKFPDGYVSNLSRCIDLNSLKMMGMKSLDCHVFMQRLLPIALRELLPPEVWEPLTELSINFRELTATSLKKADLERLDLDIPKILCKLEHIFPPSFFNSMEHLPVHLPYLRKLKNKVSNKGRVEGSISSGYLLEETAKFASFYFTDGDPMLPCRIQRNEVCDMDVDDDVDRLSIFKPNGRPVGACWNRYLDDAEYVAARNYILLNCPEIKPYREVFEGELYEINPEITPTEVLVKLDSEFAFWFEQYVKDPTVCINPYILSLAKGPLRSVKTFKGYCVNGFKFNTEEYGEDRVTMNNGVCVKRSLYGPVESDFYGVLIDIIELEYPALPIKRTVLFKCNWFDPTKKVGMLVHPRYNIMDVNHRKRYNKYEPFILAEQSDQVHYLPYPSKKRDKKDWWAVCKIKARSELDMPERTVPTFQDDSAEHPLDVRTNEDPTNLVDVNGEADEDALHNPTTLETEADYPPSSSDDDDIGLEDNIDIALFVSLSFL